atagtattttttctgtgtttgtgcggataaaaaattatttcacgccGCAACGGCCGCAGTTGCATCGCAGTGTTCGCGTCAGCCGCAATTGCAACACCTGCAACCGCAACCGTATCCACGACcgcaactgcaatttaaaaccttggatTTATGATAGTGACTTTATGTTAAAAATTGGAATAAGATTTAAGAATAGTCTTTTCTGCAGTCACATTTTCATCAATGGATAATAAGATGAATGACCTCTATCATCTCTTCTGTCAATACAAGTTTTTCAATCACTTCATGACTTGTTTCATATTTTCCTTAGGAAAATACTCTGATCCTTTTAGATCTGTttgtacaattttatttttggtaacaTGTTACATGTTTTTTCTCCTGGATTAAGAAGTGACACTCCTCATAAATGGTCTAAATCTAACCACATACACACAAACATTCCaatggtttttctttttcttttccacATAAGGGTATAGTTGATGTGTATTATTTGCTCTCTTTGGTGGTCATAACAATGTTTCATATTTAGCAATCTCTCTCGTCATGATTCACCAGGTAAAAtatgtgttaatttttttacaatttattgGTAAAGTTTGTATTTGTTTGTGATGTCATTGTAAATTTTTTAGGACTCCTCATTTTTTGTGTAATATGAAATATTTTCACTGAAGAATCTCTATATCAGGTCTAGAGATTGAGGTTGAATTGATGTCATTTGAACTTTGAAGCCTTGTGATTATAGCCCTAAAAAttgatttctcaaaaaaaaaaaaattaactttttgcttACTGATTTCTGTAAAGCCTATAATAGTatacataatataaattatataacttTTTGTACAGAAAATTGTCCAATATTATTTTCCATCAATTCTCACCTGTATATTTGGTTTCACTTTTAGATGaaccaaaattgattttagaggtgtaaaattaattttaaggtGTTTGGATGTGCTAGGCATATGAGTAGAATTGACTTTGCAAGCTagaatttgaagtttttgaCTCTACAATTGCTTTTTACCCTCAAATTTATTGTTTGGCTCACTCTTACATAATTATATTAgaaaataaatgtaaataataattttttttagtttacgaTGAAACTGATGATCGAATCCACGATCTttagcatactacccaaattcaTCACCACTAAACTAAACATAGTGACTTAAATGTAAATATTTACATATAAGTCATTTTCCatccaaaaaaacaacttttgaaaaatatttgtgCATTTCCTTGTGGTTTTGTCTTGCcctcttctttttcatttttgtccttAATTAAATGTTTTGTCATTTTGGTCTAAATAATTTGATGTTGGCaatggaaattttttaattgtgttttAATTGAGAGGTTAATTTGTCCTcacttaataaaaatataaccatTAAGCAATAAtctatttttctaaattttgtatgtaatatgtaatttattttgtcaatgtTCTGCAGCATGCTCAAAACGCTAGAGAGGTATCAGAAATGTAACTATGGTGCACCTGAGACTAATGTATCTGCAAGAGAAGCCTTGGTAATACTCAATAGCCCTACCTTCTTGATCTCATGCTAATTGtccttttaatttgtttttattaataaaatagtcactaaaatataaaaatgatcTTTTTACTTTCAAAAAATGATATActatttttaacataaaatgtcaattttgtcaaaaagaaaccTAGGAATGTCAAAAAATACAGATGACACATTTCTTGTGTATTCTCATTCTCTCATATGTCATGCAAGTAATTGCGATCTATTAGAAAGTTGGATCCCCAAATTAGAAAGgtgaaatttgcttataaagtgtcaCAAAAGGAACATAGTCATTAAATTTCGCCTGTTTTTCAACATATATTCTCTATTTCGTTGAAATTTAAAGAGATTCTTCTAAATTTATGCATGGCTGGTGCTACAAGATTTACTGGGACACATAAATTTCAATCAATTTGAGAGTGTGTTAGTGTGTTCATAAATCATATATAAGATTCTTTGTTTTTGTGTGTGTATTCATGTTCCTTGAGTACTTTTTCTTTGTAAGCAATGCCTTAAGTACTTTTTTTCCTATAATCTGCCTATGAATATAGGAGTTAAGCAGTCAACAGGAATATTTGAAGCTGAAAGCACGTTCTGAAGCATTACAACGGTCCCAGAGGTAGTGATTACTGATTAtgctatatttttcttttgtctttaAATATAGCTTATATAAACAAAGTCACTAAAAATGTTTTTGACCTTTATACCTTACCTTGTTAGGAACCTTATGGGAGAAGATCTTGGCCCTCTTAGCAGTAAAGAGCTAGAGACACTTGAAAGGCAGCTAGATTCGTCCTTGAAGAAAATAAGATCAACAAGGGTACTCAGCAACTTTTGAACTTTTGCCAATTGCCAATTACTATATGAAATTCCACAggaaaaataatcaatttgtAAATTTGTTTCCTTTGCAGACCCAATTCATGCTGGACCAGCTCTCTGATCTTCAACGCAAGGTATATGAGAATGAGAACAATTTTGCTACCTTTTACCATTCTATGCTATCTTTTTCTAGCAATCTTCTTATACTCACCAATTAATGTTACTTGTGTAGGAACATATGCTAAGTGAGGCTAACAGGTCCCTCAGACAAAGGGTATGCAAAAAACACCTCAACAATCATGCAAAAAAATACATGaccaaaaacttgatatttgTGTCCTATATATTGAAAATCAGTAAGTGACTCTGTTTGTTATTTAGCAGTTGGAAGGGTATCAATTAAATCAACTCCAAATGAATGCTTGTGTTGAAGAAATGAGCTATGGTCGGCATCCACATCCAAGTCAAACTCATCAGGGTGATGGCCTTTATCAACAACTTGAGTGTGAGCCAACATTACAAATTGGGTATGCACTTTTTCTTTACTCAATCATTCATTATGGCTAATCTTTACTCAATCAAACATCATGATTTTACACTAAGTAGACACGTTTTATTTCTTaagatggattttttttttttgtgtttatacaAAGTGACAAATATATCTAAAATTTACGTAGAACTATGAAGTTCTAAGTTTAAACTCGGTGAAGACATTTAATTTAACAATATGGGTGTTGTCATTTGAGTTAGGACTTATAGACTAGGAATTTATgatgagtttgaatttttactAAAGGAAATTGGGGATATGGCATGATACTTAATtccaaggttatcaaaaccggaccggaccggccggtcggactgGTCgaaccgtgaaccggtcatgaaaacggttcggttttgagcaaaaaacggataggaaaccgaccggcaaaaaaacgcgtgaacTAGGGTCGGACCGGGTCGAGCCGGCGAACCGGGCGgacggttcaagcggttttgcagttttttttttaaaaaaaaaatagggcaaaacgacgtcgttttaatttttttttaaaaaaaaaaatctgaaacaaaacaacgacgtcgtaggaataggaaaagtttttgtttttcatctatttttcatttggtttgaattataaattttattttattttgacttgtgatattttatttttttattgtgtgaaattatgaaatattgagcaattattcatatatatttatttatatattaattaaaatatatatttaattaaaaacggttcgaccccgattgaacctggtccgaccaattgaaccttaaaccggtgagctcgccggttcgatgaccggtccggttctgacaatttatatatttttataatatttttacaatATAAGGTACACCTTCTAGTATAATATAttataggctaaattgcacttttagccccctaagtttcagaaacttgcaattttggccccttatgtttcaaaatagcacttctaGATACTTCGTGACGTTTATTCAAAATGATTTTTcactatacgtaaaaaaaaaaaacctaattccaaatccaaaaataggaaacaatgGAAATTGAAAACTCTTCATGCTTTTTGTTAtgtctttttaattatgtaatgacttcatatatgtaatgacttgatttgttatgtcattttgatttagaaaagtgtcttgaacttccatttagaaaagtgtcttgaacttccattttgcaaaaggggtaaacataggggggccaaaattgctattttgaaatataggaggtcaaaattgcaactttttgaaatttagggggccaaaagtgctattttgaaacatagggggttAAAATTGCAACttcctgaaacttagggggccaaaagtgctattttgaaatataggggaccaaaatcgcaactttctgaaacttaaGGTGCCAAAAGTACAATTTAGCCTATATTATATTACTATAAATTTTGTGTTAGTTGAATATAAAAGGTAGATTTTAATGTAAATTGTTGTTATTTTAATACTTAGTATTgatattgatttgatttattttgatttcaataaaatgaaattGTGTTTAAACGCAGTTACCAGGCCGATCCAGGGTCAGTGGTTACAGCAGGCCCAAGCATGAGTaattagatgttttctcttcgggcccccgtgtttcttttataccccccaatattccaattttgcccttgtgaaaaattcggttcgcagaaaccgaattttttctggtgcaaattcagagtaaatttcggtttttagaaaccgaaatttgttttcaaggcaaaaaaaaacttcggtttctacgaaccgaagttttttcaagggcaaaattggaaactcagggggataaaagattcacggggggtggggagagaaaacatcgagTAATTACATGGGGGGATGGTTACCATAGTTGGAGGCCCAATAATATCCACTCCACCAGCAAATTTGTGgttccaattttattttttaaaaaaattactagaaaaattaatttcttttgaCAAGTAATGAACTACTAAGTAAGTTTCTACTGTGTAGGAACAATGTAAGCAGTTATTTTCTATGTGTGGGCTTTCATAAAACTGCACTTTGTTTCCTTCCCTTTCATAATTAGATTTATctaaataataatatgttttCATCAACTTATTTCCCtgaatttttattattctgAGACACTAATAATTACTAGACTGATTTggattttttgtgtgtgtgaaaaAGACTTATTTGGATACTTTGTATAATGAATCACAATTACATGCAATTACTACAAAATTAACAGTAATATGTCATGTAATAAtaaattttctaaatcaaattGTGTTTATAACCCCAAAAATTATCTATTACTACATGTCCACATCACTCCGAACATtgtttttattaacaaaataacaTGGTTTGTGGCTAAACAAAAAACTAATAACATAATAACAATATTATGAGACATGGTTTTGagtaaacaaaatatttttgtgaaGGGCTGATCCATCTTATGCTTATTGACCTTGTATatgagggttttttttttatttatttagttgcAAAATATTACTATATTAGTAATTAGAAACATAATTTTCACTCGAGTTAATTGGAGTTGTTGTGCAAAACAAAAATTGTCGAATGCAAaactaaataaaacaaaaaacattttgTTTTGCACAACAACTTCAATTAACTCGAGTGAAAATCATGAATTCGATCATTGCCCCAACAACACTTATATGAGATGacagtgattttttttaacttaatcaAAGTCCTGAATTTGATCATTGGTTTGGGCATGCAGCAGTGATAAAATTTTAGGGAGGGTTTGTCACCATTTAGGTCAAGATATTTTCCCTATATATGAGAAGGGGTAGGATAATGGACTCCATCAAACCCCGGGAGATTAAGGA
This portion of the Trifolium pratense cultivar HEN17-A07 linkage group LG3, ARS_RC_1.1, whole genome shotgun sequence genome encodes:
- the LOC123914256 gene encoding MADS-box transcription factor 1-like isoform X2 translates to MGRGRVELKRIENKINRQVTFAKRRNGILKKAYELSVLCDAEVALIIFSNRGKLYEFCSSSSMLKTLERYQKCNYGAPETNVSAREALELSSQQEYLKLKARSEALQRSQRNLMGEDLGPLSSKELETLERQLDSSLKKIRSTRTQFMLDQLSDLQRKEHMLSEANRSLRQRLEGYQLNQLQMNACVEEMSYGRHPHPSQTHQGDGLYQQLECEPTLQIGYQADPGSVVTAGPSMSNYMGGWLP
- the LOC123914256 gene encoding MADS-box transcription factor 1-like isoform X1, with product MGRGRVELKRIENKINRQVTFAKRRNGILKKAYELSVLCDAEVALIIFSNRGKLYEFCSSSSMLKTLERYQKCNYGAPETNVSAREALELSSQQEYLKLKARSEALQRSQRNLMGEDLGPLSSKELETLERQLDSSLKKIRSTRTQFMLDQLSDLQRKEHMLSEANRSLRQRQLEGYQLNQLQMNACVEEMSYGRHPHPSQTHQGDGLYQQLECEPTLQIGYQADPGSVVTAGPSMSNYMGGWLP
- the LOC123914256 gene encoding agamous-like MADS-box protein MADS4 isoform X3; the encoded protein is MGRGRVELKRIENKINRQVTFAKRRNGILKKAYELSVLCDAEVALIIFSNRGKLYEFCSSSSMLKTLERYQKCNYGAPETNVSAREALELSSQQEYLKLKARSEALQRSQRNLMGEDLGPLSSKELETLERQLDSSLKKIRSTRTQFMLDQLSDLQRKEHMLSEANRSLRQRQLEGYQLNQLQMNACVEEMSYGRHPHPSQTHQGDGLYQQLECEPTLQIGRPKHE